The Thermocrinis albus DSM 14484 genome segment CCATGGTATATTTCATCGGAGATGAGGTATATCCCCTTTTCGTCACAGTAGGAGCAGAGAGATCTCAGAGTGTCCTCTCTATAGAAGGTTCCCGTAGGGTTAGAGGGCGAAGAGATGTGAACCGCCTTTATGTTCAATCCCTCCAGCATGGGAGGTGTTATCTGATAGTGGGTCTCGGGTCCTACAGGTATCAGTATGGGGTTTATGTCTAAAAGGTGGGCGAAGTTCTTGTAACACGGATAGGATGGATCCGCTATGGCTATACTGTCTCCGGCACTCAGGATAATGGAGTAAACCACTAAGAAGGCACCAGAACTACCTGTGGTTATCACCACCCTCTCCGGGGATATATCAACACCGTAGTAAGTCCAGTAATGTTCCGCTATCTTTTGGCGAAGTTCTTCTATACCCACACTGGCCGTGTAAAAGTACTTTCTCTCCTTTATAGCCCTTTCCAGATGCTCCCACACACCGGGAGGTGGATCCAGGTCAGGTTCCCCTATCTCCATATGCACCACGTCCTCCATCCTCTGAGCCTTCTCCAGAACCTCCATAACCAGAAAAGGTGTCACCTTGTCAAGCCTTCCCATTTCTCAACCACCTTCACTAGGTAGTCTGCTACACCTACACCTCCCGCCTCCACCAGTTTTTTGCTGAGGGCCTCCATGAGGGTGTCGTAATAGAGTTGTGTGGTGAAGCTTTTTCCTTCAAGAACAGGCCTGAAACCTAACTTCAGTACTTCCTTGAGGAGTAGGGATTCCAGATCCTTTGCCAGAGTTTTGATATCTCTGCCCGTGGTCTCCACATAGGTGTAAGGAGGAACGCTGTATATCTTCATAACAAAGTATGATATAACAGAAACATGCTGGTCTTGTTTCTTTTCCTTTTCTGCCTCGGTTCTTGGGGAAAGGTGATTCTAGAATCCAACTACCCCCTTGAGGGTAACAATCTGCAGAAGGTTCTAACGGAGAGAAACTACGAAGAGATAGTGCAGATCATAAGTAGCATGGAGGTGGTTAAAAACGTGAGGACAGAGAAGAAGGGGGAGGATGTAATCATCTACGTGGAGAGGTATCCTGTCATAAAAAAGATAATCATATCGGGAAACAGGGGTGTGAGTAGACAGGAGATACTGGGCGTTCTGGGACTGGCGGAGGGAGCACCCATTACCGAAGATTTCCCTCTGAAGGAGATAGAAGAAAGGGTTAAGGAACTTTACGCAGATAAGGGTTTTCTGGAAGCAAAGGTGGCTGTAACTCTAAGTGTGGATCAAAGAGGTTATGCAGAACTTTACGTAGGCATAGACGAAGGTGATCTTTTCTTTCTGAAAGGGGGCGTGTACGAAGGCTCCCGTTTGGATAGTAAGTTTTTAGACAGAAAACTGGGTATAGTGGAGGGAAGAGTCTTCTCCAAAAGTCAAATAGAGGAAAAGCTGCCGCTGTTACAGGACACTTACCTGTCTTTAGGCTTTTGGGAGAGTTTTGTTTACTACGAAGGCGTAAAAGGTGAGGTGTATCCTCGTCCTTTCTGGCGTGTTCTCATGCCCTTGGAACCCGGTAGCAGCAAAAACCCGTTACACTTGGCGGGCGCTCTTGTGGAAGGTTTGAGCACTCTCTTTACACACCCTATAGCTACCTTCAAAGCCCTCACCGGTAAAGGTCACGTAGCATACCCTATCTTCAGAGTTGTGGAAGGAAGACGCTATCATGTAACTTTCGAAGGAAATAGTTTTTTTGATGGGAGCCTTCTCCTGAAGGCTACCCAGTTACCCCAGAAGGGTGTGGACCCCTTTTCTTTGGAAGAGGCTGTAGAGGGTATTGGGGAACTTTATAAAACCAAAGGGTTTCTCGATGCCAGTGTCTCTTACCAAGTCAAGGACGGGAACATTATCTTCAGAATCCATGAGGGCCAGAGGTACTTTATGGTGATAGGGAATAAGGAAGAACCTTACGATGAGGAAAAGCTGGAAGAAATTAAGGAAGAAATTTTGGAGGATCTCAAAAAGGATGGATATCTCCTGGCGGAGGTAGATGTTCATAAAAGGGTAGATACTACCGCTAAGAAGGTTTACGTAGAGTTTAAGGTAAACAAAGGTAAAAAACAGATACTTAAGGATATTGTTTGTGAGGGAGAAGACAAAGACATAAGGGAGATCTTTCGTGCTGTTCAAGAAAAGCTACCTACCTTTTACGATACGAAAATTATCGAAAACCTCAACTTACAACTGGATAAGTATTTTAAAGAAAAGGGGTACATGGAGGGGGACTTTTCTGCAGAAGTAAGACTTGAGGAGGATAAGGACGCAGTTTTTTACACATACCTTTACAAGGTGACTAAAGGAGAGCGTTATAGGTTAGGGGAAGATGTGTACTACGGCTACAAAAAGATAAGTCAGAGAGAGTTGAGTTATATGACAGTGAGAGATGAATACTATTACCGTAAGCTGGACGATATGACCCTTTACAACTTTTACACTAGCGATATTTTCAGCGGTGTACGTATACAGACTTTTGTGGACCGTAAGAACAAGAAGGTGCACCGACTCATACAGCTCCAAGAAGATAAGAGAGGATACTACGACCTTGCCGTAGGTTACAACACACAGGACCGTATCACTCTGGGATTTCAGTTGGGTCTGAAGGACCTTATGGGGTTAGGTGTGGAGCTAAAGGGAATGTATGCCAGGAGCTCAAAGCGTGAGGCCTACAGGCTGAGTGTTGGGGATAAGTTTTTCTTCACCAGGAACCTATGGATTAACGGTGATATCTTTAAAGAGTGGTCCCAACACAGGTCTTACAGTCTCACCTCAAAGGGTGTGGCTGTCGCCTTCGGTTACAGAATAACACCTTACACATCAATAGGTCCGGCCTTCTCTGTTACCGACAACAGTGTTTTGGGAAGTATCATAAGTCTGAGGAAATACAGCTTCTTCCTCCTGAGAGAGTACAGAGACGATATATTCAGTCCCCAGAGGCTCCACTACGATAGCCTTACCTTCACCGTAGCGGAGGGAGAAAGACGTTACACCAAGTTGGAGTTAAACACCTACTACTTAATACCCTTGCCACGTAGAAGCACATTGGTGCTAAAGGTGGCAGGCGGCAGCGTAAGCAAAGGGGCACCCATCTTTGACAGGTTCTTTCTCGGTGGTCTCAAGGATATGAGGGGATACAGTTACGAGGAGATAGGACAGCCTTCGGGAGGAAGATACTACCTTTTTGGTAGAACGGAGCTGGAGATCTCGGTGAGAGGACCTTTTGTGGTGATTCCTTTCTACGAAATGGGTGGGGTTTCCGATAGGATAAGCCGAATAGACATAAAACACAGTTTCGGTGTGAGTGCCGGATTCCAGACACCTGTGGGACCTGTCCGTTTTGATATAGCCTTCCCGGGTGAGAAAAACTTTCTCAGAAGGGTTAAGTTCTATGTATCTGTGGGATATCTCTACTGAGCAGGTCTTTCAGAAAGTCTAGTAATGGTTCCTTTAGATCCTCTCTCTGAAGGGCGAACTCCACAAGGGTCCGTATGTACCCTAAGGGTGTGCCTGTGTCGTACACCTTTGCCTTTATCTTTATAGCGTATATGGCTTCTTCTTCCAACACAAGTCTCATGGCATCTGTTAGCTGCAGCTCACCTCCTTTCCCCGGAGGCGTCACCTTTAACTTCTCAAATATGGTGGGTGTAAAGAGGTATCTCCCTACTATGGCCAAGTTAGATGGTGCCTCGTCGGGATGAGGCTTCTCCACCAGATCATCCAGTATGTATATGTCTCTCTCTATGTGTCTGCACGAAACTATCCCGTACTGGGAAACCTCCTTAGGACTCACTTCAAAGACAGCTATAACACTTTTACCGAAACGCTGATACACCTCTATCATCCTCTCCACCACGTTCTTCTCATCCTTCACTATCACATCGCCTAAGGCTACCACAAAGGGCTCGTTACCCACCACAGGCTCTGCCACTAAAACCGCATGGCCCAATCCCAGCTGCTCCTTTTGTCTTATGTATATGGGGTTTATGATCCTGCTTATGTGAAATATGTTTCTGAGAATCTCCGTCTTACCGGCATGCTCCAGGTGTTTTTCTAAATCGGTGTTGATGTCAAAGTGGTGCTCTATAGGTCTCTTGTGTCTTCCTGTTACAAATATGATGTTCTCTATACCTGCCTCCAAACACTCTTCCACTATGAACTGAATGACAGGTTTGTCTATTATGGGAAACATCTCCTTGGGCATAGCTTTGGTGGCCGGTAAAAACCTTGTCCCCCATCCAGCCACCGGTAACACCGCCTTTCTTACCATGACGTTCCCCCTCCATGTATTGTAACCTATCTGTCCAGTACGTGCTTCTCTGGTACCACACACAGGAAATCTCCCTCAAAAACCTCCTCATCCCCTCTGAAGACTCTCACTTTTACCCAGCGCTTTTTTCCCTCCACTCTGGTAAGTTCTCCCTCCGCTCTCAGGAAGTCTCCCACCACCACGGGCTTTTTGAACTGTACACTGGCATGAGCCAGTACTACAGTAGGCTCGTTGACCGTCAACATGGCACAGTAGTCGGCAAGACTGAAGATAAAACCTCCGTGTAGGAGCCCTCTTTCATCGGCACGCATCCTATCGTGAGTAAGGAGCGTCACCACAGCCCTGCCTTCCTCTACGATGAGAGGCTCTCCGCTGAGACTCCTGTCTATCTCTTTATGGGTTCTCAACAGCATGACAGAACTCCTCCATCTTTTTGTGGTCCTTTACACCAGGAGATAGCTCTATACCCGAGGACACATCCACACCGTAGGGCTTCACCTTCTTTATAGCCTCACCCACGTTTTGAGGTGTAAGCCCCCCAGAAAGGATGATCCTATACCCTTGGCGCACTAAACTTACCGCCACATCCCAGTTGAAGGTTTCTCCGGTTCCTCCGTAGGTACCCTCCTTGTGGGTGTCTAAGAGAACCGCATGAGCCTCCCTCCAAACAGGATCAACCCTTAGGCCGTCCTTGACCCTAAAAGCCTTTATAACCCTATCCATACCTACTCTGAAAGCAATGGAAGGATCCTCGTCTCCATGTAACTGTAAGAGATCAACTCCCATGTCCAGAAGCTCCCTAAGATCCTCGTAAGGAAGGTTCACCACCACCGCCACCTTTAGCACATCTCCAGCGATGGTAATAAGCTCCTTTAGTCTCTCTTTGCTTACATAACGTGGACTCTTAGGGTACATCACAAAACCCACGTAAGACACACACAACTCCCTTGCTTTGACCACATCCTCTTCCCTTGTAAGACCGCAGAACTTCACCTTAACCTTCCGTTCCATCTTTCTCCTCTTGAAAAAGCTGCGTTCTGCAGAAGGGACAGACCCGTGCCCTTTTGCTGACCACCGAACAACAGACAGGACATCTTTTTACCCCCCTCAGATACAGAAAAGGCTCACTCTCTACGTAGCGTCTCATAAGAAGGTACACAGCGACAATGGCAAGAATTACACCCCAACCTTTTACCGCAGTAATAAGATCTCTGTGCTGTGTCCAGAAATAGGTGGTGATGACAGAAGACACCCAAAAGGCGTATCGCCTTTCTAGAAACACCTGAACCAGTATTTGCAACAGGGCCATATAAAGGAAGAACTGAAAGAGGGGCTCCGTCATTAGAGGTTCAAGGAGTTTCCACAGAGTTTCCATCCCTCGCACCTCTGTGAAAGACCCAGAGACCATGTCCCAAAGCAAAGCCTAGAACCACCGTTAGGGTATCTAAAACATCTTTGGAAGGTAGCAAAAATAAAATACCTCCAAAGAAAACTATCCTTATTGGAGAGGACAGGAGGAGAAGTTTCCTGCTTCTCTTACCTATTCTGTAGAGGAGCTCCACGTAAAGTACCCCCACCAACAGGCCCGTTAAAAACTGCATCATATAA includes the following:
- a CDS encoding phosphoribosylanthranilate isomerase — encoded protein: MERKVKVKFCGLTREEDVVKARELCVSYVGFVMYPKSPRYVSKERLKELITIAGDVLKVAVVVNLPYEDLRELLDMGVDLLQLHGDEDPSIAFRVGMDRVIKAFRVKDGLRVDPVWREAHAVLLDTHKEGTYGGTGETFNWDVAVSLVRQGYRIILSGGLTPQNVGEAIKKVKPYGVDVSSGIELSPGVKDHKKMEEFCHAVENP
- the galU gene encoding UTP--glucose-1-phosphate uridylyltransferase GalU, whose amino-acid sequence is MVRKAVLPVAGWGTRFLPATKAMPKEMFPIIDKPVIQFIVEECLEAGIENIIFVTGRHKRPIEHHFDINTDLEKHLEHAGKTEILRNIFHISRIINPIYIRQKEQLGLGHAVLVAEPVVGNEPFVVALGDVIVKDEKNVVERMIEVYQRFGKSVIAVFEVSPKEVSQYGIVSCRHIERDIYILDDLVEKPHPDEAPSNLAIVGRYLFTPTIFEKLKVTPPGKGGELQLTDAMRLVLEEEAIYAIKIKAKVYDTGTPLGYIRTLVEFALQREDLKEPLLDFLKDLLSRDIPQIHRT
- a CDS encoding POTRA domain-containing protein; its protein translation is MLVLFLFLFCLGSWGKVILESNYPLEGNNLQKVLTERNYEEIVQIISSMEVVKNVRTEKKGEDVIIYVERYPVIKKIIISGNRGVSRQEILGVLGLAEGAPITEDFPLKEIEERVKELYADKGFLEAKVAVTLSVDQRGYAELYVGIDEGDLFFLKGGVYEGSRLDSKFLDRKLGIVEGRVFSKSQIEEKLPLLQDTYLSLGFWESFVYYEGVKGEVYPRPFWRVLMPLEPGSSKNPLHLAGALVEGLSTLFTHPIATFKALTGKGHVAYPIFRVVEGRRYHVTFEGNSFFDGSLLLKATQLPQKGVDPFSLEEAVEGIGELYKTKGFLDASVSYQVKDGNIIFRIHEGQRYFMVIGNKEEPYDEEKLEEIKEEILEDLKKDGYLLAEVDVHKRVDTTAKKVYVEFKVNKGKKQILKDIVCEGEDKDIREIFRAVQEKLPTFYDTKIIENLNLQLDKYFKEKGYMEGDFSAEVRLEEDKDAVFYTYLYKVTKGERYRLGEDVYYGYKKISQRELSYMTVRDEYYYRKLDDMTLYNFYTSDIFSGVRIQTFVDRKNKKVHRLIQLQEDKRGYYDLAVGYNTQDRITLGFQLGLKDLMGLGVELKGMYARSSKREAYRLSVGDKFFFTRNLWINGDIFKEWSQHRSYSLTSKGVAVAFGYRITPYTSIGPAFSVTDNSVLGSIISLRKYSFFLLREYRDDIFSPQRLHYDSLTFTVAEGERRYTKLELNTYYLIPLPRRSTLVLKVAGGSVSKGAPIFDRFFLGGLKDMRGYSYEEIGQPSGGRYYLFGRTELEISVRGPFVVIPFYEMGGVSDRISRIDIKHSFGVSAGFQTPVGPVRFDIAFPGEKNFLRRVKFYVSVGYLY
- a CDS encoding pyridoxal phosphate-dependent aminotransferase, which gives rise to MGRLDKVTPFLVMEVLEKAQRMEDVVHMEIGEPDLDPPPGVWEHLERAIKERKYFYTASVGIEELRQKIAEHYWTYYGVDISPERVVITTGSSGAFLVVYSIILSAGDSIAIADPSYPCYKNFAHLLDINPILIPVGPETHYQITPPMLEGLNIKAVHISSPSNPTGTFYREDTLRSLCSYCDEKGIYLISDEIYHGLVYEGREHTVLEFSERAIVVNGFSKFFCMPGFRLGWIILPPDLVRKAQIVLQNVFISAPSLSQYAALGAFDYKYLQKVREIYRERRDVLYRELKDVFNIPCPPEGGFYIWADVSRYTENSYQFCMDLLEKAKVAVTPGIDFGYNRTNTYIRLAYTKDKGTLLEGARRIKSYLMM
- a CDS encoding PaaI family thioesterase, coding for MLLRTHKEIDRSLSGEPLIVEEGRAVVTLLTHDRMRADERGLLHGGFIFSLADYCAMLTVNEPTVVLAHASVQFKKPVVVGDFLRAEGELTRVEGKKRWVKVRVFRGDEEVFEGDFLCVVPEKHVLDR